GTAATATCCAATGAAACATCAGAGGGAAGTGAAAATTTAGTTTAAGAGCTTTAGCTTGTGGCCAGAAATACATTCTAACACCAACAATGAAAGGATAGCAGACAACAATCAAGACtatgagtcaaagggatgaaatcAGACACTTGGAAGATCGTGGGAGGAAGCCGTCTAACCTTAGGTCTGGAAAGACTAGCTCCTGTAAACAGATAAACAGCTAAGTGTTTAGAGCATTTTTGAGTTGTGTAACTCCATAATGACTTAACAAGCATTGGAAGCTGTCTTTAAGAAGCCATTGCCAAAATCAGTTCTCAAAAATGTTGAATTGCAAGATACAAACTAAAGACTAGTAAGAAAATGTATCAATAGATATATGGTTCACAGAAATTCCAAGGATGGATGGGGATGATTATTTGTTAAGAAACCATCTAGATAGGACACTTCTGACATAGGATGTCCAAGTACTCATAATTCAAATCCTGGGGATTTCTTATTTAGTGGTAAGCAATGAAAGAACCTTGGATGAGAAAGTGGAGCTTTTAGGgattacttattttttatttttaatacaaCTTAAGGATTACTTATTTAAAGTGGGGCTTTTAGGGATTACTTATTTTAACATATTGCAAACAAAAGATTGTAAATGAGTACTTGAACTTCTCCATTTGGACAAGGTAATGTTGCGGAGGAAGGCTGGACAGATCATGTAAGACTTAAAGATATCAATTATTTAGATGAAGATAGAAAAGACAAGAATGGATATGATTTTAGAGAGTGCAAATGGGGATGTGAAATTTGCAAATACCTCCAAAATCTTCAACCTGATGTGAAAACAAATCAGTGTTTAAAAGTGAAATTGTATCCAGTTGTTCCAGAAAAAAATATCACATCAGCAAGCTCGATAAAAGGATTCAATGGTTGCCTTAGTGATGCTTTTCAAATAAAGAATGGTGGCATGTACCAAGGGTGATGAAATCATGGggtttggaatttttttttttttttttcgaatagTTGGATCATactatatatgaatcaaaagttTCTAGTCTTCCGGCAAAGATTTTAGCTAATAATTTCTTGAAACTTGTAGTTGCATTAGGGTTAGAGGTAAACATACTAAGTTTCAGAATCTTTAGTCTTTTGAGCAAGACAAGATTAATAATTTCTTTTAGAGAACATGAGTCCAAAGGTTATATATTCAAAACTATATATCCAGGCTTATATGATGGATAGAAGTGTACAAACATAAAAAATGCACTAAACATGATATGATCTGTGATAGTTTCAAAAGTCTATAAACGTGTACTGTAACAGAATATTTATCACCTTATTAAATTTTCTCTTTGGTGTTATTAGTAGCTTTCTTTGTTGGTAATGAATATCTCATACAAAGATGAAAACCCTCAAAAAATTGCTGCATGCTTGACATTAGCATATCTTGATGTTAACATTCTGGTTTTGATAAGTTGCATCTGTCTGACTAGCTCGCTTGTTCATCTTTACAGTTAAGATAGTTGTTGATGCTGCATCACTTTTAGATAACTTGCTAACATTTTGGAGTCATGATTTTAAGGGTAGGATGcgtattttatatttttgaagatgTATCACTGGTAATACTTGGGAATTATAATGGCCATGCCAGTTTGGTAATGTTTCTTGTCAGCTGCACTATTATTTACATCACTAAGGTTGGAGAATTTCCATCGGTCAGTTCTTGCCCATTTCTCACAGGAATACTGGCAAAAGTTTGGATGCTAGTTGAAGAATGAGGCATTCTATTATGTTGTTATCATTAAGCTATTCTCTGCATGCAGATGGGTGATAGATCCACCTTTGGAGATTATTGTTCCTGCAAAACGAACTCCATGGCCTCATGCACCTCCAGAACTTCCATCTGGTAAGGTGGCCACCAGTCAAGATCCCCTGGAGAAACGTTCTTCAAAGACAGGTAGATCTTCAAGATCGAGGCGTAGTTCTCGCAATAAAAGGAAGCGTGAACCACAAATAGATACACACATTTGAGACATCTCAGAGGCAAGCAAAATGACACTCACACTCTCAGGAGGTCTGTACAAACTAGGGTTTTCATATCCCACCCAATAGGTGTACTTGTTGCCAAGTATTTAGATCCTTTTCATCTAGAAACCTAATTCTTTATCTTCAACCAGGATCTGTCTGTATTTTCTTGGGTGTAGGTTCACCAGAGGATAAGCAACCAGCTGTGGTTCGcttaataccttgtaatttctaGCGGTTGGAGATGAGAGCATAAATCTATCAGAATTTGTCTACTGTTCCATGCGAAGTTGATATGGGAACTGTAGACTTTTCAACAGGTGCAGTAACTATTCCGAAGATATAAACAAGCGATGCTGCTGTTTTTGATTTGGTAGTTCTACAATTAACTTGTCTCTGATGTGAATCAAGTTTCATGTATACCGGGAGTCTGAACCTTGTTTCTGACTTCTTGAGTTCAATTTCCTTTCGTGTTCATTCAACTATTGTGTTTTGTAATATAAAGTATTTTCGGGAAAAAAAAACTGCAAATAATATGCCTTCTTTCGCCTTTTGTCGTAGTTAATGTTACTATGCCGTGTTTCTTATGTTGGTTGCGATAAATACGATGCATGTGTCATTCATTTACAGCACTGATTAAACTATAGTGATTAAGCTTATTGTTTCCAATTTTTTCCTCAATGGTCCTCTCACTAAAAGCAATTCGGTGCACTTATTGATGGACAGAACAATTCCAGATGGAAATAGATGTGCGCACTCCAATCTGCCATCTACTTTCTGATATTGTTCATCATCTATGGTAGTCATTCCATTACGTACCGGTTGGGTCCCCATGGATTTTAGGACAGGTGGACGAATGAGAGAAGCAAAGATATCTTCGCAGAACATTGATGATTGTCTGCCAAAAAAAAACCATTGATGATATGAATTCCAGACGACAAATCCAACTCATGTAATTATGATTCCGAGATCTACTAGCTAGATACATCCAAAGGAAGTTTTATCAAGCTCCTCAATGATTACCTGTCCACAACGGCTTATGCTCTCGTTCACTACGAGACAATTTTATAAATTTGTCCCACATCACTGAGCACTTAAGCTCACAGTATATGCCTGATTTTCCTCAACTATCAATGGGAGGGGGAGAAATCTGCCGTCCAAATGAGGGCAACCTTTTTTTCCTCTCATATATTGCTTTTTACTTGTCCATACAACCTCTTATATCTTCCTTAGATATTTCTTCCTCTTACATCAACTTTTTTTTGGTGCAACCTGTTATATCTTCCTCAGATTTCTTCCTCTTATATCAATCTTTGTGACTTAATTTTCATCACCACCTTGCAATATTTGATTATATGTATacagatatagaagtacatcaacTAGAGTCTATCAGCCATTTATCAAATATTCTCATTGTGTGCGCCATATATATGCTCCTATAAGGTGCGATTACAGCCATTCATTTTTACTTGTTATTCCAATAAACTCATCCTTTAACATGATGATAGCCGTGCAATAAATACTCCTGTTTCATCCCATCTGATTGGGTATTACTAAGGTCTTTATTTTGGCGAAAAGCTTAGTTTGAGCACACCCAGATATGATATATAGAAAATCTTAATGCCTATTTTAATGGTTGATATGATTGATGAATTCCAATTTCTAAGATACTGACTGACCACAATGTAATCCATGGTTTTGAAAACGGTGCTATAATAAGCATTGTAACGGCCGTTATGAAAGCTTCCATCACCTAtcatatgaaaatatacaatgactactgtttttcactatttctttgtATGATAAAACTCTATAACATAAATTAAtaactgatttttttttcatttgtacctttttttaaataaaataatatttttttaaatccattatttcttaaaattctctcAAAAAATAGCCGATTATGATCATTTTAACTGTCAATAATGATTTCGATAGGATTTCACTTGCAACGAGATAGAAAATcttgataaaatcataaaaactaagattaaaatcagattagataAGAATCGGTTATcagtatattcatatttatatttgttttatgtgataaatataaatataaatataaatattatttgaatataaaaatttatatctatatttattttaaataaataaatatataatttagttgctgaaaatatgaatataattatgaatataatttggatattaaattttataactacagaattaaaaatattactaaatagatgataaatcaagttaatgacATGTTTATACagtcatgtatatatttttaaagattaatgagtactatataaaattatataggattatatgTAGATTTGAATATTCGAATGTGGATCAAATAGTTGCCtattcatatctatatccatttttctttgatgcaTATGTATACAAATATGAATATTAGTGAAATCTTCAAATTTCTATCTATATTCAGATTGATTCTGATGTGAAAATCGATCCGGATGGATAATGTCATGCCACTTTCATCCCTGATAAAaactaatatttcaaaaatatcttttcattttTATAGCAgttgttttttaaaaaaagaatcaaTTGTGGGTTTATTATATCAgttaacttttttaaaaaaaaattaatggctCAAATAAATCTAGTATGAattcattaaaataaaatatcactgGATAATAGCCATGGACCCGTCTAATTAGCCGACGACCCCTCCTTACGAGTCAGGCGTAGCACCACCACTTCGCTTACTATTTTAATTTGAACCCCGTCGTCCGATTTATAACGCGAGGCCCTAGGAGTAGCAGGCAATAGAGGGCGAAGAAGAGAGGGGGAAAAGAAGACGACGGAGACGACAAAAGAGGACGGAGTGAGACGATGATGGATTCTTCCTCCGGCGGCGGAGATCCGTCCTCTGTCGGCGTTCCGGTGCTGTCGGCGTGGGCCTCCGCCGCGTCCCGGCGATACCAGCACTTCCTGGACAAGGCGACGCCGCACGTGTTCCGGCGGTGGCTAGGGTTCGGGGCGGTGGCTCTCGCCTACGCGCTCCGCGTCTGGTTCATCCAGGGCTTCTACATCGTCTCCTACGCCCTCGGCATCTACGTCCTCAACCTCTTCATCGCCTTCCTCTCCCCCCAGGTGGACCCCGAGATCCAGGAGCTCGTCGACGGCTCCGGCCCCTCCCTCCCAACCCGCTCCTCCGACGAGTTCCGCCCCTTCGTCCGTCGCCTCCCGGAATTCAAGTTCTGGTTCGGTTTCtcgcctctcttcctccctccctctctccctccttccTATATCCCATTTTATGGAAACTCTGTGACTAGTCGGGAATGTGAGTTCCTGTGATTCACTCTTTGCATTCACCATGTGCTATTGATCCTTTTCGATCCAATTAGGGGACAAAAGAGAATATTTGCATATAAACACTGAAATTTTGATTTGGGAATGAGGTTTGATGTTGTGCAGATGAAATTTCTGGGCTGAGTTATATAATGGAATGAACACTCGGAAATTgcagagaaaaagaaaacaaaggtgCCTCTTTtgcagattattttagattattaGAAATACTTGCACTGCATGAGACTTGTGACGACGAGGCTGATCTAGATAATCAAGAAGCTTCACAGAGCTGCTAGTCTAGCTCTTGGAACCAGGATGGAATATCCTTCAATGTAGgtgatcttcttctcttttttccaaGTACCAGTTTGTagtttcattttcttttcctcttaTTAGAAGAGGATTAGATGCAAAGAGGAAAGCATAAAAGGGAGATTTGATGACGGATGACAAAACATTTTAGGTAATTGCCCAATGTGAATGACAATTTGTCTTTGGAAACTCTTACACTATTGTAGAATTGAGATAATCTAACCAAACATACAATTTATTGTCTATGGTATGCCCTTTATAGCTCTCTAACTCTAACCTAGTGTTGTCCCATGCCAACAAGAGGGATGAGATGACAAGAGGACACTTTAATTGTTCAAAGAATCCTAGGTTTTCTTAGTTTCGTAATGTTTATACTAGAAAATCCTCTAATACTGGTATATTAATCATAAGATCAGTAACGTGTCAGCCTCGATCTGCTAATTTAGTTGGGATAAATATGAATCAAACAGCATAAATGGCACTCTTATCACAGTAACTTATCATAACATATTAATGGATCTTAATAATGGTTAAAACATTATTCAGTGAATAATAATCCCCAATCTGCATGAAAAATTGTGAATAAAGAGTAGGAAAGTACAAAAACAAAAAGGATTATCAATCTAAACTATAGAGGAATCATACAGGTATTCAAGGGCATATTTGGACACATTGTGTTTAACATAAGGGATTGTAATAGGATCATAAACTGAAAATTTATGGTAAAGCATCTGAATACATGATGGTGGAATGATGAACCATGAAGACATATGATGACAGGAATCAAGGAAAAGTTACCAGGAAAGTGGTCAGAAGTTGATGGTACAATTAGTCCACTTCTTTGGAGGACTGCATATATACATGGTAGATACTTTTGTTGTTGTAAAACTTATAATGGATGTAAGATGagatctgattgaagaatttttggTTCTCATTTAAAGGATTCAGAAGTGCAAATAAGTGTATACTGAAGGTGCTATGGAAGGAAAAGTGGGTTTGGGTTTGGGAATAATGTTAAACTGATCAAGGATAGTCCTTCAACAAATTTTAGAGGACATTTGGGAAGGAAAGAGTGACATAAGTTTCACAAAGAAGAATGGATCCCTAAAAAGACTCTAGTTCAATTGAACATGTTGGCTTATGGTTAGGCTCTAAGGGGGTCAAACATTAAGGAACAAACTTCTGTTTCATTTATCTGGCCTTTTGGAACAAGTTTATAATTTACCAAGTTTTGCAAGTGTTTATTACTGGCTTTCAGTTTGTGATCAACCCATGACAAAAAATTTGCTTATCAAGCTAATTTTGAGCAAGAAAGAGGCATGTCAGGAAACCTTAAGGGTCAGTTTGCAAGTAGAGGGCCTATCTATATATTATCTTAGCTTATGCAATCGGGGAGCAACCTTTCCACGGTACTACTAGACTTGGAGAGAATACAGGCAATCATGAATAGGCAATGCTTGACAGGAAATTCCCTTCATCTTCCGGGCACAAATTATAAGCTGAAGTACTAAAATAGGAGGCTAGGTAGGATCTTAAATGGTAATTGCTAATTGCTGTTTATTAAAATAACAAACAAGCCTTTGTAGCATGTCTTGGGCAATCTTTGTTTCCTGAGTGGAGATGGAACGGTCTACCAACCATCCTCGACGCTTAAAATCATTTTCATGCTTCCTATGGTTCAAGAGAATCCACAAGGTTAATGTAGGactagatgtaactaatttcgtTTCTTTCTTTTAGTTCTAGTTGGATATCATCTCTGTATTTGAGGACTGATTGGCTGTGTTGTAGATGAAGTAAAATGCTAGTTTGATGGAACTAATTGGTAGGAAGGTTGGCTcccctgcttcttcttcttcttcttcttccatcttaTCTTTTCCACTTCTTCATCCtgattcttcttttctcttcctccGTGAAGTACGTGCTTTCAATATTTCCTAGATCTGTAGAAGGTCTGATTCCAGATCTTTTCACTTTTGCTGCAGTAAATTGCAACTTGTAAAATGCATGTCGCTCTTATTTTAAACTCAAACCCATCACCAGCCCTGATATCAAAATTCCAATTCTTTTTTCTTAATCTACTTAACCTTCTTTTGATCCTCTGTTAGATTAGACATCACATTGATGTGATCAGATTATCAGACATCATGTTATAGATTTTGTTCAACATTTGCCTTTTCATGGATATCATTTCTATGCCTTTCTACATGCTTTCTAAAATTCACGATCATTCTTTatagtttatatttttattaatataaagtaTGTAGATTTTAATgttataaattaccaaaaatttgACAAGCCATGACCTTGTGACCCATGAAAACATGTGGATTCTGATTCTTTCAGATGACATGAGAGCCCATGCAACACTCAGGAAAACTGACCACATAGAcctgaaattttttcaatttgttaaaacCTAGTTTGTAAAACAAAAATAGAGGCCCAACTCTTTGGGCTTGATGTGCTTTGACCTTAAGTTTCAATGGTAGATTTGCCATAACCTATATTTCTGGTCAATAAAACTCTTACATCACCTCTTGCCCTAAACCAGTGAATCCTTATATGGAGTTTACATTGAATGGCATCAATTTACTGAAGTATTCAAGATGACACCTTCAACATGTTAGTGAAACAGAAACAATTCATTGTCGTCAAACAGCATCCTTGAATGTCACCCATCACAAAATTGTATTATTGTTGTTGATAAGCTTCCATTCTCATGAATCTCCTGTTGAGGCAGTTGTTTTGACTACTCCTTTTGCTAACTTAGCTCATTGTTTGAGTGTCTCTAAAATTGCAAATTTGTATGTGACCTTATGAGAGGTATGTTTACCTCGTGCCGTTACCAAAAATACAGGTTTGCTTCCTGATCCCCTGAAAGGTTCACTTGATCAACTTAAAATTATAACAAATTGTTCTTTTCAAGTTTCAAGGTTCCGCCAATATCGATCTGTTTCAACCAATACTGATTTACTTTGGCTGAGATTGAACCCAACTAACCCCCAGTTTCAGTCAATTTCAGCTAGTTCTTGGCCAACATTGATCATTTTCAGCTGAAGCTAATCAAAACCTGCCATAAATGAGTTGTCAATGTCTTTTTGGTGTTTAATATTATAGTG
The DNA window shown above is from Elaeis guineensis isolate ETL-2024a chromosome 8, EG11, whole genome shotgun sequence and carries:
- the LOC105050159 gene encoding protein RER1A — translated: MMDSSSGGGDPSSVGVPVLSAWASAASRRYQHFLDKATPHVFRRWLGFGAVALAYALRVWFIQGFYIVSYALGIYVLNLFIAFLSPQVDPEIQELVDGSGPSLPTRSSDEFRPFVRRLPEFKFWYSITKAFCIAFMLTFFSAFDVPVFWPILLFYWLVLFTVTMKRQILHMIKYKYVPFSYGKQRYTGKRAVSSEDASVPSD